One Candidatus Anaeroferrophillus wilburensis DNA window includes the following coding sequences:
- the hflX gene encoding GTPase HflX: MPSLEGNTAGLKPKQLKNIEKVFRRRIPADQIITEELARYLAGLTAETGRQLGVLINRQGRITHVMIGTSQGITIPSLHEYRLGHGRLRGLRCLHVHLGEQGIDSEDLADLAMLRLDLMGVITTTPSGLPKKLHIAHLKPGGDDHQPNYQILEPFSAAAIDLSFTTLIKSLEQEIVGSFAHETKSPTYQKAFIISVAPEPRLALEDSIAELAELARGAHLQVAGSYIQSRRLDPRTALGTGKLQEITISAMEQGIDLLIFDQELTPMQARNISEITDLKVIDRTLLILDIFARRAQSREGKLKVELAQLKYRLSWISAKTTALSRLTGGIGSRGPGETTLEIDRRRSRERITTLEKKLQKMAKSRVNARKKRKKNQLPLVSIVGYTNAGKSTLLNTLTKSAVFTENLPFATLDPITRKLRLPREQEIIITDTVGFIRRLPKDLLDAFRTTLEELHEADLLIHLVDSADEQLQEHMETVQEILASLDLHTIPQLLVFNKTDLITPAWQALLKKRYGGLFVVARDPQTMPPLLEAMASRLEGLSQRPPVRKRLGLHPLPGKNGHPQSSHE; the protein is encoded by the coding sequence ATGCCATCTCTCGAAGGAAACACTGCCGGCCTGAAGCCAAAACAGCTCAAAAATATCGAAAAGGTTTTCCGCCGCCGCATTCCCGCCGATCAGATCATCACCGAAGAACTAGCCCGCTATCTTGCCGGTTTGACGGCCGAAACCGGGCGGCAGCTGGGAGTGCTGATCAATCGCCAGGGACGCATCACCCACGTCATGATCGGCACCAGCCAGGGGATTACCATCCCGTCACTCCATGAATACCGGCTTGGCCATGGGCGCCTGCGGGGCTTGCGCTGCCTGCATGTCCACCTGGGTGAACAGGGCATCGACAGTGAGGACCTCGCCGACCTGGCCATGCTGCGGCTGGATCTCATGGGGGTCATCACCACCACCCCCAGCGGTCTGCCCAAAAAGCTCCATATAGCCCACCTGAAGCCGGGCGGCGATGATCACCAGCCGAACTACCAGATTCTGGAACCATTCTCAGCGGCTGCCATCGACCTCTCCTTCACCACCCTGATCAAGTCGCTGGAGCAGGAGATCGTCGGCAGTTTCGCCCATGAAACAAAATCACCAACATACCAGAAAGCCTTCATCATCAGCGTCGCCCCGGAACCGCGGCTGGCGCTGGAAGACTCGATTGCCGAACTGGCTGAACTGGCCAGGGGTGCCCACCTGCAGGTGGCCGGCTCCTATATCCAGAGCCGCCGCCTCGATCCGCGAACCGCCCTGGGTACCGGCAAGCTGCAGGAAATCACCATTTCAGCCATGGAACAGGGCATTGACCTGCTGATCTTCGACCAGGAGTTGACCCCGATGCAGGCGCGCAACATCTCGGAGATTACCGACCTCAAGGTTATTGACCGAACCCTGCTCATTCTCGACATCTTTGCCCGGCGGGCCCAGAGCCGTGAAGGAAAACTGAAGGTTGAACTGGCCCAGCTGAAATACCGGCTTTCCTGGATTTCGGCCAAAACCACCGCCCTCTCCCGGTTAACCGGCGGCATCGGCAGTCGCGGCCCGGGTGAGACCACCCTGGAAATTGATCGGCGGCGAAGCCGGGAACGGATCACCACCCTGGAGAAAAAACTGCAGAAAATGGCAAAAAGCCGGGTCAACGCCAGAAAAAAAAGAAAAAAAAACCAGCTGCCGCTGGTTTCGATTGTTGGCTACACCAACGCGGGAAAATCAACCCTTTTGAACACCCTGACCAAAAGTGCTGTTTTCACCGAAAATCTTCCATTTGCCACCCTGGATCCCATAACCAGGAAGCTGCGCTTGCCCCGGGAGCAGGAAATTATCATCACCGACACGGTCGGTTTCATCCGACGGCTGCCCAAAGATCTGCTGGATGCGTTCCGCACCACCCTGGAAGAGCTTCATGAAGCTGATTTACTGATTCACCTGGTGGACAGTGCCGATGAACAGCTGCAGGAGCACATGGAAACTGTCCAGGAAATCCTTGCCTCCCTGGATCTGCATACCATTCCCCAGCTGCTGGTTTTCAACAAGACCGACCTCATCACACCAGCATGGCAAGCACTGCTGAAAAAACGCTATGGCGGCCTGTTTGTGGTTGCCAGAGATCCGCAGACCATGCCCCCGCTCCTGGAAGCTATGGCCAGCCGTCTGGAAGGCCTTAGCCAACGCCCTCCGGTCAGGAAACGGCTTGGCCTTCATCCCCTGCCAGGTAAGAACGGGCATCCTCAATCAAGTCATGAATAA
- a CDS encoding universal stress protein, which produces MLQYEKILIAVDFSEITSDVVDVGCRFAKDYGASVKLLHVVEEGFLLLGLDGLSLPAEDLESIRSVVESRKKSGQEKMVELLERGRQLGVSSIDGEVVEGYPASTIVDAASEQHSDAIFMGSHGWSGIKRFLMGSVANNVVKNAKCSVMVVRRQQGEINDD; this is translated from the coding sequence ATGTTGCAGTATGAGAAGATCCTGATAGCGGTTGATTTCTCTGAAATTACCAGTGATGTGGTTGATGTTGGCTGTCGTTTTGCCAAGGATTATGGGGCCAGCGTAAAGTTGTTGCATGTGGTGGAGGAAGGATTTCTTCTCCTTGGCCTTGATGGCTTGTCATTGCCAGCCGAGGATCTGGAAAGTATCAGGTCGGTTGTGGAATCCCGCAAGAAGTCCGGTCAGGAGAAGATGGTTGAACTGCTGGAACGTGGTCGGCAACTGGGGGTTTCCTCCATCGATGGTGAGGTGGTGGAAGGATATCCCGCCAGCACCATCGTTGATGCAGCAAGCGAACAGCATAGTGATGCAATCTTCATGGGGTCGCACGGCTGGTCGGGGATCAAGCGGTTTCTGATGGGAAGCGTGGCAAATAATGTGGTGAAAAATGCCAAATGTTCCGTCATGGTGGTGCGACGGCAACAGGGAGAAATAAACGATGATTGA
- a CDS encoding nitronate monooxygenase, with translation MKLPQLKIGHLDVDLPIIQGGMAVSVSTSELACAVAEEGGVGVIGGTGLSMEDLSRQLREARAMTKGLLALNIMVAARSFKDAVYEALRQKVDVIIAGAGFSKDVFGICREWKTPLITMVSSVKVAKLAERLGASAVVVEGRDAGGHLGTEEKTESLLPAICNAVSIPVIAAGGFVNGKDVGRVVEMGAAGVQMGTRFLLSSDCTVHDNFKQLLMKSKISDLVRILSPVGLPANAIKTPLVEKLLAGDQSIRPERCTGCLKKCSGSFCILEALRRARDGDYERGLFFTGSNFPAINKILSVKEIIHDLIEDARSYLAGDEGQAVS, from the coding sequence ATGAAACTTCCACAGTTGAAAATTGGTCATCTTGATGTTGATCTGCCCATCATTCAGGGTGGGATGGCGGTCAGCGTCTCCACTTCGGAGCTTGCCTGTGCCGTTGCTGAAGAAGGCGGTGTCGGGGTTATCGGTGGCACCGGCCTCAGCATGGAGGATTTGAGCCGCCAGCTGCGGGAAGCCAGGGCCATGACCAAGGGGCTGCTGGCACTGAATATCATGGTTGCCGCCAGGAGCTTCAAGGACGCTGTCTATGAGGCCCTGCGTCAGAAGGTTGATGTGATTATTGCCGGGGCCGGGTTTTCCAAGGATGTCTTCGGCATTTGCCGGGAATGGAAAACGCCTCTGATTACAATGGTTTCTTCTGTGAAAGTGGCCAAACTGGCAGAAAGGCTCGGAGCTTCCGCTGTGGTTGTCGAAGGTCGGGATGCCGGCGGTCATCTTGGGACTGAGGAAAAAACCGAAAGCCTTTTGCCGGCTATCTGCAATGCGGTTTCCATCCCGGTGATCGCCGCCGGCGGCTTTGTCAACGGCAAGGATGTGGGCCGGGTGGTGGAGATGGGGGCTGCCGGTGTCCAGATGGGAACCCGCTTTCTGCTCAGCTCCGATTGTACGGTTCATGATAATTTTAAACAGCTGTTGATGAAATCGAAAATCAGCGATCTGGTGCGGATTCTCAGCCCTGTGGGGCTGCCGGCCAACGCGATCAAAACGCCGCTGGTGGAAAAACTACTGGCCGGGGATCAATCCATCAGACCGGAAAGATGTACCGGCTGCTTGAAGAAGTGCAGCGGCAGCTTCTGTATCCTGGAAGCGTTGAGGCGGGCCAGGGACGGGGATTATGAACGGGGACTGTTTTTTACCGGCAGCAACTTCCCGGCCATCAATAAAATCCTCTCTGTCAAGGAGATTATTCATGACTTGATTGAGGATGCCCGTTCTTACCTGGCAGGGGATGAAGGCCAAGCCGTTTCCTGA
- a CDS encoding UbiX family flavin prenyltransferase → MGGKRIVVAMSGASGVIYGIRILSMLAAAGETSDLIISSTARRIIPVETDYTVSQVEELAGTCHAEDDLMADIASGSTLVDGMVIAPCSMKTLSAVANSYADSLLTRAADVTLKERRRLILMVRETPFHRGHLELMLRVTDMGGIILPPIPSFYHQPQNIDELIEQTIARVGDLLGVSHQCGRRWGNS, encoded by the coding sequence ATGGGCGGTAAACGCATTGTGGTGGCCATGAGCGGTGCTTCCGGGGTGATCTATGGGATCCGGATTTTATCAATGCTGGCGGCCGCCGGCGAAACCAGCGATCTCATCATTTCGTCCACCGCCCGCCGGATTATTCCCGTTGAAACCGACTATACCGTCTCCCAGGTGGAAGAACTGGCGGGCACCTGCCATGCCGAAGATGATCTGATGGCTGATATTGCCAGCGGTTCAACCCTGGTGGATGGGATGGTTATTGCCCCCTGCTCGATGAAAACCCTGTCGGCAGTGGCCAATTCCTATGCGGACAGTCTGCTTACCCGGGCCGCCGATGTCACGCTCAAAGAACGGCGGCGGCTTATTCTTATGGTTCGGGAGACTCCTTTCCATCGGGGCCATCTGGAACTGATGCTCCGGGTTACCGATATGGGGGGTATTATTCTGCCCCCGATTCCTTCATTCTATCACCAGCCTCAAAACATTGATGAACTGATTGAGCAGACCATCGCCAGGGTGGGGGATCTGCTGGGAGTCAGTCATCAATGCGGCCGGCGCTGGGGAAATTCCTGA
- the mazG gene encoding nucleoside triphosphate pyrophosphohydrolase, protein MKSQQHEASSTGAAAVGIPAARAFGHLWQVIRRLRAPGGCAWDREQDFTTMKPRFLEEVYEFIDALEQGDQDGMQEELGDLFFHLLFMSLLGEERESWTLEMILTGIAEKLIRRHPHVFAHQATVQTSSEVINQWEEIKKRVEGKDYQSLLDNVPRSLPPFQKALVHGRKCHKIGFDWPAAAEILPKIREELQEVEEAMAAGEPEALAEELGDVLLVLVSLLRHLDLDPDHVMRSANRKFEKRFRFMEQAARLAGDELAHLSLDEQEALWEQAKEHTD, encoded by the coding sequence ATGAAAAGTCAACAACATGAAGCATCATCGACCGGCGCTGCGGCCGTCGGCATTCCTGCTGCCCGGGCATTTGGACACCTGTGGCAGGTAATCCGGCGTCTGCGTGCCCCGGGGGGCTGTGCCTGGGATCGGGAGCAGGATTTTACCACCATGAAGCCGAGATTTCTCGAGGAGGTGTATGAGTTTATTGATGCCCTTGAACAGGGTGACCAGGATGGCATGCAGGAAGAACTGGGAGACCTGTTTTTTCACCTGCTGTTCATGTCCCTGCTGGGTGAAGAACGGGAATCCTGGACGCTGGAAATGATTTTAACCGGCATTGCCGAAAAGCTTATTCGCCGGCACCCGCATGTGTTTGCTCACCAGGCGACGGTGCAGACAAGTTCTGAGGTGATCAATCAGTGGGAGGAGATAAAAAAGCGGGTTGAAGGTAAGGATTATCAGTCTTTATTGGATAATGTTCCCCGATCTTTGCCGCCTTTTCAAAAAGCCCTGGTCCATGGTAGAAAGTGCCACAAAATCGGTTTTGACTGGCCTGCAGCGGCCGAGATCCTGCCTAAAATCCGCGAAGAATTGCAAGAGGTTGAAGAAGCAATGGCGGCCGGCGAACCAGAAGCGCTGGCGGAAGAGCTGGGAGATGTGCTGCTGGTGCTGGTAAGCTTGCTCCGTCATCTTGATTTAGATCCTGATCACGTGATGCGGTCGGCCAACCGTAAATTTGAAAAGCGTTTTCGTTTTATGGAACAGGCTGCCCGTTTGGCTGGAGACGAGTTGGCTCATCTGAGCCTTGATGAGCAGGAAGCCCTGTGGGAGCAGGCGAAGGAACATACCGACTGA
- a CDS encoding adenylosuccinate lyase, protein MIDRYTRPEMGAIWSEENKYKSWLQVEVAACEAMAEQDLIPAEAARTISEKADFSVARIDEIEQEVRHDVIAFLTSVGEFVGPDSRFIHLGMTSSDVLDTALALQLKEAGELILDGIDRLLTVLENKAHQHRDCVMIGRSHGIHAEPITFGLKLAIWYDEIRRQRCRFLQALEDISVGKISGAVGTFANIAPVVEESVCRKLGLKPAPASSQIVQRDRHASFFTVLALLAGSIEKFATEIRHLQRTEVGEAEEFFHAGQKGSSAMPHKRNPILSENLCGLARLVRANALAAMENMSLWHERDISHSSVERVIAPDSTILIDFMLHRVTGVIDKLVVYPERMQENLQLTGGTFFSQGILLALARRGISREQAYRWVQRNAMKSFESGTSFKENLLEDGEVMAVLQPDEVENLFSVEHHLRQIPVIFDRVFGTKGVE, encoded by the coding sequence ATGATTGATCGCTATACCAGGCCCGAGATGGGGGCAATCTGGAGCGAAGAGAATAAATATAAATCCTGGCTGCAGGTGGAGGTTGCCGCGTGTGAGGCGATGGCCGAGCAGGACCTGATTCCGGCTGAAGCCGCGCGGACCATCAGTGAAAAGGCTGATTTTTCCGTTGCCCGGATTGATGAAATTGAGCAGGAAGTCCGCCATGATGTTATTGCCTTTCTGACCTCGGTGGGCGAGTTTGTCGGGCCTGATTCCCGTTTTATCCATTTGGGGATGACCTCCTCGGATGTTCTTGATACTGCCCTGGCTTTGCAGCTGAAAGAAGCGGGAGAGCTGATCCTTGACGGCATAGACCGGTTGCTGACCGTACTGGAGAACAAGGCGCACCAACATCGTGATTGTGTGATGATCGGCCGGTCCCATGGCATTCATGCAGAACCGATCACCTTTGGCCTCAAGCTGGCTATCTGGTATGATGAAATCAGGCGGCAGCGTTGCCGTTTTCTCCAGGCGCTCGAAGATATCTCCGTTGGTAAAATCTCCGGGGCGGTGGGTACCTTTGCCAATATTGCCCCGGTGGTTGAAGAATCGGTATGCCGCAAGTTGGGATTAAAGCCGGCGCCGGCTTCGAGCCAGATCGTGCAGCGCGACCGTCATGCTTCGTTTTTTACCGTCCTTGCCCTGCTGGCTGGCTCCATTGAAAAGTTTGCAACCGAGATTCGTCATCTCCAGCGGACCGAGGTGGGCGAGGCAGAGGAGTTTTTCCATGCCGGCCAGAAGGGGTCTTCCGCCATGCCCCATAAAAGGAATCCGATTCTTTCGGAGAACCTCTGCGGCCTGGCCCGTCTGGTTCGGGCAAACGCCCTGGCGGCGATGGAAAATATGTCCTTGTGGCACGAACGTGATATCAGCCATTCGTCAGTGGAGCGGGTCATTGCCCCGGACTCCACTATTTTGATTGATTTCATGCTTCACCGGGTAACCGGGGTGATTGATAAACTGGTTGTCTATCCCGAACGCATGCAGGAGAATCTGCAGTTGACCGGCGGAACCTTCTTTTCCCAGGGTATTCTGCTGGCTTTAGCCCGCCGGGGTATCAGTCGTGAGCAGGCCTACCGTTGGGTTCAGAGAAATGCCATGAAATCATTTGAATCCGGTACGTCTTTCAAGGAAAATCTACTGGAAGATGGTGAGGTTATGGCTGTGCTGCAACCGGATGAAGTGGAAAATCTTTTTTCTGTCGAACATCATTTACGCCAGATACCGGTTATTTTTGACCGGGTTTTCGGCACCAAAGGAGTTGAGTGA